One genomic segment of candidate division WOR-3 bacterium includes these proteins:
- a CDS encoding aminodeoxychorismate/anthranilate synthase component II: MILLIDNYDSFVYNLAQYLGELGAKIKVKRNDKISIEEIEKMNPTTIIISPGPGTPKDSGISPEVVLHFKGKIPILGVCLGHQVIGEVFGGKVKRAEKILHGKTSIIYHDGKTIFENIENPFVATRYHSLIVERDSLPSCFELSAWTEDNIVMGIRHKKYNIEGIQFHPESILTEVGMNILKNFIKEREI; the protein is encoded by the coding sequence ATGATTCTCTTAATAGACAATTACGATTCCTTTGTTTATAATCTCGCTCAATATTTGGGAGAATTAGGAGCAAAAATTAAAGTAAAAAGAAACGATAAAATTTCTATTGAGGAAATAGAGAAAATGAACCCAACAACCATAATTATCTCACCAGGCCCAGGAACCCCAAAAGATTCAGGAATAAGCCCAGAAGTCGTTCTCCATTTTAAAGGAAAAATTCCTATTTTGGGTGTTTGCCTTGGGCATCAGGTAATTGGAGAAGTCTTTGGAGGAAAAGTTAAAAGAGCTGAGAAAATTCTCCATGGGAAAACTTCTATAATTTATCATGATGGAAAAACAATTTTTGAAAATATTGAAAATCCTTTTGTTGCCACTCGTTATCATTCTTTAATAGTAGAAAGGGATAGCCTTCCAAGCTGTTTTGAACTTTCAGCATGGACAGAAGACAACATAGTTATGGGAATAAGACACAAAAAATATAACATTGAAGGAATTCAATTCCATCCTGAGTCAATCTTAACTGAGGTAGGGATGAATATATTAAAAAATTTTATTAAAGAAAGAGAAATATAA
- the aroF gene encoding 3-deoxy-7-phosphoheptulonate synthase — protein MVITMSSTATKEDINQVRAKIKELGYDTKVFKGVKKTVIHVIGATDRERIILAIEPLPGVEKITPILSPFKLGSREFHPEDTIVKIDGVSIGGKEIVVMAGPCAVESEEIVLKVAQEVKKAGGKILRGGAFKPRTSPYSFQGLGEKGLKILGKAREKTGLLIITEVLSEVDVPLVAKYADILQIGARNMQNFQLLKTVGRFNKPVLLKRGISATIEEWLMSAEYIQAEGNPNVILCERGIRTFETYTRYTLDISTIPVIKNLSHLPIVVDPSHPAGDSRYVPSLARAAIAAGADGLIIEVHPDPSHALSDGKQSITPLTFQELMEDLRKIAKVVGREL, from the coding sequence GATGAGCTCAACTGCAACAAAAGAAGATATAAACCAAGTAAGGGCAAAAATAAAAGAGCTTGGTTATGATACAAAAGTTTTTAAAGGGGTAAAAAAAACTGTAATTCATGTAATTGGAGCAACCGATAGAGAAAGGATTATTCTTGCAATTGAACCTCTTCCAGGCGTAGAAAAGATTACTCCAATTTTAAGTCCTTTTAAACTTGGAAGTAGAGAATTTCATCCTGAAGATACAATTGTAAAAATAGATGGGGTTTCAATTGGAGGGAAAGAAATCGTTGTTATGGCTGGTCCTTGCGCTGTGGAATCAGAAGAAATTGTTTTGAAAGTAGCACAAGAAGTTAAAAAAGCAGGAGGAAAGATCTTAAGAGGAGGTGCTTTTAAACCAAGAACCTCCCCTTACAGTTTTCAGGGGCTAGGAGAAAAGGGACTAAAAATATTGGGGAAAGCACGGGAAAAAACGGGTCTTCTCATAATAACTGAAGTTCTTTCAGAAGTTGACGTCCCACTTGTTGCAAAATACGCAGATATCCTTCAAATTGGAGCTAGAAATATGCAAAATTTCCAGCTGCTAAAAACAGTTGGAAGGTTTAACAAACCTGTTCTTTTAAAAAGAGGTATATCTGCTACAATTGAAGAATGGCTTATGTCAGCTGAATATATTCAAGCGGAAGGAAATCCAAACGTAATTTTATGCGAAAGAGGGATAAGAACTTTTGAAACCTATACTCGTTATACTCTTGACATAAGTACAATCCCAGTAATAAAAAATCTTTCTCACTTACCAATTGTTGTAGATCCAAGCCATCCTGCTGGAGATAGTAGATATGTTCCCTCCTTAGCAAGAGCTGCAATTGCAGCTGGGGCTGACGGATTAATTATAGAGGTTCACCCAGATCCTTCCCACGCACTTTCAGATGGTAAACAATCAATCACTCCTCTTACCTTTCAGGAATTAATGGAAGATTTAAGAAAAATAGCGAAAGTTGTAGGGAGAGAACTATGA
- the aroA gene encoding 3-phosphoshikimate 1-carboxyvinyltransferase, producing MKLILSKSPKIKGKIRVSGDKSITHRGLIIGSIAEGKTILRNYSTCEDCYSTLEIMKELGVQIKEDNKVLEIEGKGLTGLAEPSNILDCRNSGTSMRLIAGLLAGQDFFSILTGDKSLLSRPMKRIVEPLRRMGAIIYGRNNDEYAPLAIKGTKLKGIDYKLPIPSAQVKSSLLIASLYARGNTIIEEPTQSRDHTERMLNLFGAKVEFKGNKIILKEKNKLNAQEVFIPGDISSAAFFIVLASCQEDSELLIEQVGINPTRTGIIEILKKMGAQISILNKKEICNEPVADILIKGSSLKGIEIGGDIIPKLIDELPILALAGTQAKGKTIVRDAKELRVKESDRIHTITEGLRKLGAKIEEKEDGFIVEGPVKLKGNICESFGDHRIGMTLAIGGLLAEGETTILEAECINVSFPEFIRTLRRISGKNNIVEKN from the coding sequence GTGAAACTCATTTTATCAAAATCTCCCAAGATAAAAGGCAAAATAAGAGTAAGTGGAGATAAGTCAATAACTCATCGTGGTTTAATAATTGGATCAATCGCTGAAGGGAAAACAATTCTAAGAAATTATTCAACATGCGAAGATTGTTACTCCACCTTAGAAATTATGAAAGAGCTTGGAGTTCAGATTAAAGAAGATAATAAAGTATTAGAAATAGAAGGAAAAGGGCTTACCGGATTAGCTGAACCATCTAATATTTTAGACTGCAGAAATTCAGGAACATCTATGAGATTAATCGCAGGTCTTTTAGCAGGACAAGATTTCTTCTCTATTCTTACAGGAGATAAATCCCTCCTCAGCCGTCCTATGAAAAGAATTGTTGAGCCTCTTAGAAGGATGGGAGCTATAATATATGGGAGAAATAACGATGAATATGCACCTCTTGCAATAAAAGGGACGAAGTTAAAAGGAATAGACTATAAGTTACCTATTCCAAGCGCACAAGTGAAATCTTCTTTATTGATCGCTTCCCTTTATGCTAGGGGAAATACAATAATAGAAGAGCCTACTCAAAGTAGAGATCATACAGAAAGAATGTTAAATTTATTTGGGGCAAAAGTAGAATTTAAGGGCAATAAGATAATCTTAAAAGAAAAAAATAAGCTAAACGCTCAAGAGGTTTTTATCCCAGGAGATATTTCCTCAGCGGCTTTTTTCATTGTTCTTGCATCTTGCCAAGAAGATTCAGAACTCTTAATTGAACAAGTTGGAATAAATCCAACGAGAACAGGAATCATTGAAATTCTAAAAAAAATGGGCGCCCAGATTTCTATCTTAAACAAAAAAGAGATTTGTAATGAGCCAGTAGCTGATATACTTATAAAAGGCAGCAGTTTAAAAGGAATAGAAATTGGAGGAGATATTATACCAAAACTAATAGATGAACTTCCTATCCTTGCTCTTGCAGGAACCCAGGCGAAGGGGAAAACAATTGTAAGGGACGCTAAGGAACTTAGAGTAAAAGAGAGCGATAGAATTCATACAATAACAGAGGGATTAAGAAAATTAGGAGCAAAAATTGAAGAAAAAGAAGATGGTTTTATAGTAGAAGGACCAGTAAAACTAAAAGGAAATATTTGTGAAAGCTTTGGAGATCATAGAATTGGAATGACATTAGCAATTGGCGGTCTTTTAGCAGAAGGAGAAACAACAATCTTGGAAGCAGAGTGTATCAATGTTTCCTTCCCTGAGTTTATCCGGACACTCAGGAGGATTAGTGGTAAAAACAATATTGTCGAAAAAAATTAA
- the hisD gene encoding histidinol dehydrogenase, giving the protein MKIIKYREIKEDFFEYKKIEDKRFIQKIIKEIKEKGDKALIKYTKKYDKVSLKEIKVSQSEIENAYRKAKKEDLKAIEKAAKNIKKFSEKQKEQFKDFEFEIQKGVFTGQRVIPIERIGIYVPSGNFPLVSTLIMCAIPAQVAGVSEIAVVSPPRFENSIHPLILATAYFLKIKEIYKIGGIQAIAALAYGTESIKKVDKIVGPGSKYVASAKKEVFGDVGIDFIAGPTEIMIIADESGEPELIAMDLLSQAEHDKEAFPILATTSKELASKVIKEINKQIENLQTKEIARVSIENKGLIVLLENMEEGIIFANKMAPEHLELHIKNPKNVLNKLRNYGSLFIGKYSVEALGDYSSGLNHTLPTNTASKYTGGLGVKDFLKLQTTLRVTKEGFKEIGPIAEKLAEIEGLSAHKNSIKIRYSR; this is encoded by the coding sequence ATGAAGATTATAAAATATAGGGAAATAAAAGAAGATTTTTTTGAATATAAAAAAATTGAAGATAAAAGGTTTATTCAAAAGATAATTAAAGAAATAAAAGAAAAAGGAGATAAAGCTCTTATAAAATATACAAAAAAATATGATAAAGTCTCTCTAAAGGAAATAAAAGTTAGTCAATCAGAAATAGAAAATGCTTATAGAAAAGCAAAAAAAGAAGATTTAAAAGCAATAGAAAAAGCAGCTAAAAATATAAAAAAATTTTCAGAAAAGCAAAAAGAGCAATTTAAAGATTTCGAATTTGAAATTCAAAAAGGTGTATTTACAGGACAAAGAGTAATTCCGATTGAAAGAATAGGAATTTATGTCCCGAGTGGGAATTTCCCCTTGGTTTCTACCTTGATTATGTGTGCAATACCTGCTCAAGTAGCCGGAGTATCTGAAATAGCCGTAGTCTCCCCTCCAAGATTTGAAAATAGTATTCACCCTTTAATTTTAGCAACTGCTTATTTTCTCAAAATAAAAGAAATCTACAAAATAGGAGGAATCCAAGCAATTGCAGCCTTAGCTTATGGAACTGAAAGCATTAAAAAAGTTGATAAAATAGTCGGTCCAGGAAGCAAATATGTAGCATCTGCAAAAAAGGAAGTTTTCGGAGATGTAGGGATAGACTTCATAGCAGGACCAACAGAAATAATGATAATTGCAGATGAAAGTGGAGAACCAGAACTAATAGCTATGGATTTACTATCCCAAGCCGAACACGATAAGGAAGCATTCCCAATCCTTGCCACAACTTCTAAAGAACTTGCATCCAAAGTAATAAAGGAAATAAATAAACAAATAGAAAATCTTCAAACAAAAGAAATAGCAAGAGTATCCATAGAAAATAAAGGGCTCATAGTTCTCTTAGAAAATATGGAGGAAGGAATTATCTTTGCAAATAAAATGGCTCCGGAACATTTAGAATTACACATAAAAAATCCAAAAAATGTTTTAAATAAGCTTAGGAACTACGGCTCTTTATTTATTGGAAAATATTCTGTTGAAGCTCTTGGAGATTACTCAAGTGGACTTAATCACACTTTACCCACAAATACTGCTTCCAAATACACAGGAGGTCTTGGTGTTAAAGATTTTTTGAAACTCCAAACGACATTAAGAGTAACAAAAGAAGGATTCAAAGAAATAGGACCAATAGCTGAAAAACTCGCAGAAATTGAGGGACTATCTGCCCATAAGAACTCAATAAAGATTAGGTACTCTCGGTAA
- the pheA gene encoding prephenate dehydratase: MKKVIYQGEPGCNSEVASYKFFPKEVKRIGVKTFREIFERVQKEKDTYGIVPVENSLTGSLHQNYDLLLEFDVWVIGEVKQKIVHNLLAPKGIKLENIKEVWSHPEALAQCREFLSSHPEYKVVSVYDTAGAAKIVKEEKRKDVAIIAGPQVAKLYGFKKLKSGIENHPHNFTRFLIISKKKEVYSGENARTMLVFGVKNEPGILFRCLSIFALRNIDLTKLESRATFGKPYDYLFYIDFRGSLENENCSHAVETLKEVVTYMKILGSYLVKD; encoded by the coding sequence ATGAAAAAGGTAATATATCAAGGAGAACCAGGTTGTAATAGCGAAGTTGCCTCCTATAAATTCTTCCCTAAGGAGGTGAAAAGAATTGGGGTTAAAACATTCAGAGAAATTTTTGAAAGAGTTCAAAAAGAAAAAGATACATATGGAATTGTTCCTGTGGAAAATTCCCTTACAGGGAGTCTTCACCAAAACTATGATTTACTTCTTGAGTTTGATGTTTGGGTGATTGGGGAAGTGAAGCAAAAAATAGTCCATAATCTATTGGCTCCTAAAGGAATAAAGTTAGAAAATATAAAAGAAGTTTGGTCTCATCCTGAAGCTTTGGCTCAATGCAGAGAATTTCTTTCTTCACATCCTGAATATAAAGTGGTCTCAGTTTACGATACCGCAGGCGCAGCAAAAATTGTAAAAGAGGAAAAGAGAAAAGATGTAGCGATTATAGCAGGACCTCAAGTGGCAAAACTTTACGGCTTTAAAAAATTAAAAAGTGGAATTGAAAATCATCCTCATAATTTTACAAGATTTCTTATAATATCAAAGAAAAAAGAAGTCTACTCAGGAGAAAATGCAAGAACAATGCTTGTATTTGGAGTAAAAAACGAACCCGGAATCTTGTTTCGCTGCCTAAGCATTTTTGCCTTGAGAAATATAGACCTGACCAAATTAGAATCTAGAGCTACCTTTGGAAAACCATACGATTATCTCTTCTATATAGATTTTAGGGGAAGTCTTGAAAATGAAAATTGTAGCCATGCTGTAGAGACTTTAAAAGAAGTCGTAACTTATATGAAAATTTTAGGAAGTTATCTTGTAAAGGACTAA
- the trpE gene encoding anthranilate synthase component I — protein sequence MVKTILSKKIKFIHKKIKAKSSPEAVFERIYKEDPYSFIYESIVHLKKRGEYSLLGGRPFIILKSYKEDIEIEVYGKKYKEKGNPLNKIRELISIVTNYPYIPGFSGGAVGYLSYDTVRFFEEIPDKNPDEIKAPETYFMFPSEIILFSHKNDTVDIILYSTNDEEEENKRIEELVKIIKGAEEKEYKIKEGEPIELIGNFTKEEYCEMVKKAKEYIYKGDIFQVVPSQRFKAPIKKDPMNIYKALRITNPSPYMYYLRFNDLFILGSSPETLIKLEPGGLVTSNPIAGTRRRGNTEEEDKLLEKELLNDEKELAEHVMLVDLARNDIGRVCEFGSVKVSEFMRIEKYAQVMHIISVVNGNLLSDKDAFDLVAATFPAGTVSGAPKIRAMEIIDELEPVRRGIYAGALGYFGFAGNMDLCIAIRTIVIYKGMLYIQAGGGVVADSIPELEYKETINKMSALKRAIDFSQ from the coding sequence GTGGTAAAAACAATATTGTCGAAAAAAATTAAGTTTATACATAAGAAAATAAAAGCAAAATCTTCTCCTGAGGCAGTGTTTGAAAGAATTTATAAAGAAGATCCTTATAGTTTTATTTATGAGTCAATTGTTCACCTCAAAAAAAGAGGGGAATATTCTCTTTTAGGTGGAAGACCTTTTATTATATTAAAAAGTTATAAAGAAGACATAGAAATTGAAGTTTATGGAAAAAAATATAAAGAAAAGGGAAACCCTCTTAATAAAATTAGAGAACTTATCTCTATAGTAACCAACTATCCATACATTCCTGGTTTCTCAGGAGGAGCAGTGGGTTATCTTTCCTATGACACAGTTAGATTTTTTGAAGAAATACCGGATAAAAATCCTGACGAGATAAAAGCTCCTGAAACTTATTTTATGTTCCCTTCGGAAATAATCCTCTTTAGTCATAAAAATGATACTGTGGACATAATACTCTACAGCACAAATGATGAGGAAGAAGAAAACAAAAGAATAGAAGAACTGGTAAAAATTATAAAAGGGGCAGAAGAAAAAGAATATAAAATAAAAGAAGGAGAACCAATAGAACTTATTGGAAATTTTACAAAAGAAGAATATTGCGAGATGGTGAAAAAGGCAAAAGAATATATTTATAAAGGAGATATATTCCAGGTTGTTCCCTCTCAGAGATTTAAAGCTCCAATAAAAAAAGATCCAATGAATATATACAAAGCTCTCAGGATTACAAACCCTTCGCCTTATATGTATTACCTCAGGTTCAATGATTTATTCATTCTTGGGTCTTCTCCAGAAACTTTAATAAAGCTTGAACCAGGAGGTCTTGTGACAAGCAACCCAATTGCAGGAACAAGGAGAAGGGGTAATACAGAAGAGGAGGACAAACTCTTAGAAAAAGAATTATTAAATGACGAGAAAGAATTAGCAGAACACGTGATGCTTGTTGACCTTGCAAGAAATGACATTGGAAGAGTTTGTGAATTTGGAAGTGTTAAGGTTTCAGAATTCATGCGAATTGAAAAATACGCTCAGGTTATGCACATTATTTCTGTGGTTAATGGGAACCTCCTTTCTGATAAAGATGCTTTTGATCTTGTGGCAGCAACATTTCCGGCAGGAACTGTTTCTGGCGCACCAAAGATAAGAGCAATGGAAATAATTGATGAATTAGAACCAGTAAGAAGAGGAATTTATGCGGGAGCATTAGGGTATTTTGGTTTCGCAGGAAATATGGATCTTTGTATTGCCATAAGGACAATTGTAATATACAAAGGAATGTTATATATCCAAGCAGGAGGTGGAGTAGTTGCAGATTCAATTCCTGAACTCGAATATAAAGAGACAATTAACAAAATGAGCGCTTTAAAAAGAGCAATCGATTTTTCCCAATGA